From Streptomyces sp. HUAS MG91, the proteins below share one genomic window:
- a CDS encoding DUF58 domain-containing protein gives MALTGRTALLAAVGSLPIGIWEPSWTGILAVNAPLALACACDFALAAPVRSLRLTRAGDTSVRLGDPADVTLTVTNPGRRPLRAQIRDAWPPSTWRRGMEHDASRHRVTIPPGERRRVTTRLLPTRRGDRKADRVTVRSFGPLGLFTRQGTHDVPWTVRVLPPFHSRKHLPSKLARLRELDGRTSVLTRGEGTEFDSLREYVPGDDTRSIDWRATARQSAVAVRTWRPERDRHILLVLDTGRTSAGRVGDAPRLDASMDAALLLGALASRAGDRVDLLAYDRRVRALVQGRTAGEVLPALVNAMAPLEPELIETDARGLTATALHTAPRRSLVVLLTSLEAAPVEEGLLPVLARLTKRHTVVVASVADPAIEAMAASRGTTDAIYDAASAAQATAERHRTAEKLTRHGVTVVDATPSELAPALADAYLSLKAAGRL, from the coding sequence ATGGCCCTCACCGGACGCACGGCCCTGCTCGCAGCCGTCGGCTCCCTCCCCATCGGGATCTGGGAGCCGAGCTGGACGGGCATCCTGGCCGTCAACGCTCCCCTGGCCCTGGCCTGCGCCTGCGACTTCGCGCTGGCCGCCCCCGTACGCTCACTGCGCCTCACGCGCGCGGGCGACACGTCCGTACGTCTCGGGGACCCGGCCGATGTCACGCTCACGGTCACCAATCCCGGGCGCCGCCCGCTGCGCGCGCAGATCCGCGACGCCTGGCCGCCCAGCACGTGGCGCAGGGGCATGGAGCACGACGCGTCCCGGCACCGGGTGACGATCCCACCGGGCGAGCGCCGCCGGGTCACCACCCGCCTCCTGCCCACCCGCAGGGGCGACCGCAAGGCGGACCGCGTCACGGTCCGCTCCTTCGGCCCGCTGGGCCTGTTCACCCGTCAGGGCACGCACGACGTGCCGTGGACGGTCCGCGTCCTGCCGCCGTTCCACAGCCGCAAGCATCTCCCGTCCAAGCTGGCCCGCCTCCGCGAACTCGACGGCCGCACCAGCGTGTTGACGAGGGGCGAGGGCACCGAGTTCGACAGCCTCCGGGAGTACGTCCCCGGGGACGACACCCGTTCCATCGACTGGCGCGCAACGGCCCGCCAGTCCGCGGTCGCCGTCCGCACCTGGCGCCCGGAACGCGACCGGCACATCCTCCTGGTCCTGGACACGGGCCGTACGTCCGCCGGCCGGGTCGGCGACGCCCCGCGTCTGGACGCCTCGATGGACGCCGCGCTCCTCCTGGGCGCCCTGGCCTCTCGCGCCGGCGACCGCGTCGATCTGCTCGCCTACGACCGCCGCGTCCGCGCCCTGGTCCAGGGCCGCACCGCGGGCGAGGTCCTTCCGGCCCTGGTCAACGCCATGGCCCCGCTGGAACCCGAGCTGATCGAAACCGACGCCCGAGGCCTCACGGCGACGGCCCTGCACACGGCGCCCCGCCGCTCCCTCGTCGTTCTTCTTACGTCGTTGGAGGCGGCCCCGGTCGAGGAGGGCCTGCTCCCTGTCCTCGCCCGCCTCACCAAGCGCCACACCGTGGTGGTGGCCTCGGTCGCCGACCCGGCGATCGAAGCCATGGCGGCGTCACGGGGCACCACGGACGCGATCTACGACGCGGCATCAGCGGCCCAGGCGACAGCGGAACGCCACCGCACGGCGGAAAAACTCACCCGCCACGGCGTCACGGTCGTCGACGCAACACCCTCAGAACTGGCCCCCGCTTTGGCGGACGCCTACCTGTCCCTGAAAGCGGCCGGCCGCCTCTGA